The segment ACGACGAGCTGGGTCGGCGCTGGGAGACGCTGCTCGCCGTGCGCGCCGAGGTCATCGGGGTTTTGGAGGCTTTCCGGGCCGAGGGGCACAACTCCCTGGAAGCCACCCTCGCGCTGATCCCGACCGACGACTCCTTGGACGTGCTCCTGCGCGGTTACGGCGTGGACGCCCTGAAGGACCTCTTCATCGTGTCGGGGGTGGAGCTCCGGCCCGTTTCCAAGAAAGAAACCGACTCGCCGATAGTGGTGGAAGTCGGGCTGGCGGAGGGCGACAAGTGCCCGCGCTGCTGGCACGTCGAGGAGCTCGTGCCGGGACGGCCCGGCGAGCCCGCGGTCTGTCGCCGTTGCGCCGCTGAACTGGGGGTGGCCTGATGCCCTGGCCGGGCTGGAAATCATTCGGGGAAAAATTGAAGTGGCGGAGCCTGGCGCTCTGGCTCGCCCTGGGGGCACTCATCATAGATCAGGCGTCCAAGCTCGTCATCACGCTGACCATTCCCCAGCATCACGGTGTGATCATCATTCCCGGCTTCTTTAACCTGGTGCACGGTCAGAACTCCGGCGTGGTTTGGGGGTTCATGCGGGACGTGCCGGGCATGGCCTACGTCTTCATGGTGATCCAAGCCCTGGTCTCCCTGGCTATGGTCGCCTGGCTCGGCCTGAGCCGGGATATCAGCAGGCTGCAGCTCTGGGGCTTCGGTTTCATCCTGGGCGGGGCACTCGGCAACCTCGTGGACCGCATCCGCTTGGGCGGCGTGGTGGATTTTCTGGACTTCAAAATCGGCAGCTTCACCTGGCCGACCTTCAACGCGGCCGACACCTGGGTGGTGGTGGGGGTCGGGCTCGTCATCGGGAGCCTCATCATCGCCGAGGTCCGCGCCAAGCGGAAAAAGCCGTAGCGGATCTTCGCCCACCGCGGGCGATCACAGGTTTTTTTTTGACCGGCGCCGAGGGGGGTCTTGCCAAGGTCCCCCTTTTGGTCTATATATTAGGTGGAGGTTGATCCGGTTATGAATTTCTCGCGGTTCCGTTGTCACAGCCATAGCGTATGTGTTAAACTCAATGGTAATCTTGAAAGTGGGTGCGCGGACGGGAACCGGGATAGATCCAACGTTGATGCGTGTTGAATCGCCAGCTGGAAGGGCCGAACGGGCGTTCGCCGAGATGGATACGGGATAGATACAACGGGGATGTGGCGTTGAAGCTCCGGGGATTCACGGTTCTGGTGGAGAATCACCGCGGACGGGATGTACGCCGTTCCCGGTTTTCCGCCACGCTCCTCACCGTCGTGGGGCTCCTGGTTCTGGCCGCTGTAGCCGGCGTCGTCGTCTTCGCTTTCCTCTACATCGCCCGCCTCTCCGAGCACGGGGATCTCCTCCGCCTTACCTATCAGGACATCCGCCAACGGCAGAGCCTTGACCGGGGCAAGGACCAGCTCCGGAATATGGTGGATGAGGCGACGGAAATGGAAGGGATTAACGACGCCGTGCGGCTGGTGCGCGGTTTCCCCCCCGGCCTGCCCGACGAGACCGGCATCGGCGGT is part of the bacterium genome and harbors:
- the lspA gene encoding signal peptidase II, giving the protein MPWPGWKSFGEKLKWRSLALWLALGALIIDQASKLVITLTIPQHHGVIIIPGFFNLVHGQNSGVVWGFMRDVPGMAYVFMVIQALVSLAMVAWLGLSRDISRLQLWGFGFILGGALGNLVDRIRLGGVVDFLDFKIGSFTWPTFNAADTWVVVGVGLVIGSLIIAEVRAKRKKP
- a CDS encoding isoleucine--tRNA ligase, which gives rise to DELGRRWETLLAVRAEVIGVLEAFRAEGHNSLEATLALIPTDDSLDVLLRGYGVDALKDLFIVSGVELRPVSKKETDSPIVVEVGLAEGDKCPRCWHVEELVPGRPGEPAVCRRCAAELGVA